Proteins encoded by one window of Vigna radiata var. radiata cultivar VC1973A chromosome 5, Vradiata_ver6, whole genome shotgun sequence:
- the LOC106762327 gene encoding uncharacterized protein LOC106762327, with protein sequence MASSEVEIASSSPFGSVLRDRNHREECRESNAKGTHNHHAKLQRNNKNFVTDINTCRGVSSDSATNENNSDASKNKGVNQRKAPKNNRLEKLRFTRANSFNDNGSGGNNNNKKETSLSLLISPRHSQLLDRWAARQAREMVSNLENGAELLSMDDIDIFPRTPSSTSEEESCSLEIPNMAASSLVQIWEKRLKQSGVSKTNTLSEKIGSSSSPTNENGNASFPEEECFDGPSGNEESSFQSSFHEWESSDHSVSPQARSESGVSVASIIKKLTSTSQNQSPTASFLDENEQEGYFSSSVTGSPCRERECGQQQPPSEHKPVCPLRIRGRQAFNDLLMQMENDRHRELNNLSERGTVSKFAQRGRIQALLRIKLLQRDLLANDRSRQNSTSCEVNNRQSQGSAIMQLRERFSSGVEPRTSVHAEVANPRSPQREAVNKTTQLGNSATTDQVRKDTRNQTAHESANHATKSPQKSVSHTRIDHNTEEAPPSSGVVIQETNPRSDAKAEHNNSKETSEATTSMTDSGLKEMTDRAEASSEQNGDTKSSNDETVNEEDNSNEQYAESSCQETVEEASNQNYAESSYGDEMEGEETDQNCDYETNYNWISEISRPKSYWEERRQAWYREMLETGSQNEDIRRLLERRTVSSFLSSDFRDRMDRLMESHRGTQAHLVNSQDYEENSQELMAFLQERLHSARASQDGRDAIEEEEEEDNADEHEEEHESLISDPYHEPGDYSNRSSPCSYRDNEAGDYSPSRQPYQSQSFYQDSRQSASPSTNHHSMEMELIYDLRGHMEQLYHEMSELKKIIKGCMNMQMELQQTMKVEINSVEKEEKKSRNRTPKKKGNCCICYEVKVDSVLYRCGHMCACLKCAIELQCNSGKCPICRAKIVDVVRVYIDG encoded by the exons ATGGCATCTTCCGAGGTTGAGATTGCTTCTTCCTCGCCCTTCGGTTCCGTTCTGAGGGACCGCAACCACCGCGAAGAATGCAGGGAAAGCAACGCCAAGGGCACGCATAATCATCATGCTAAGTTACAAAGAAACAACAAGAACTTTGTCACGGACATTAACACGTGCCGGGGGGTGTCTTCTGATTCCGCAACAAACGAAAACAACAGCGACGCCAGCAAGAACAAAGGCGTTAACCAGCGTAAGGCTCCCAAAAACAATCGCTTGGAGAAACTTCGTTTCACACGAGCCAACTCCTTCAACGACAACGGCAGCGgcggcaacaacaacaacaaaaaggaGACCTCTTTGTCCTTGTTGATCAGCCCAAGACACTCACAGCTTCTCGATCGATGGGCAGCGAGACAGGCTCGGGAGATGGTGTCGAATTTGGAGAATGGGGCCGAACTGTTGTCAATGGATGATATTGACATTTTCCCAAGGACACCCAGTTCGACATCTGAGGAAGAATCATGCTCTTTGGAGATCCCTAACATGGCTGCCTCTTCTCTTGTTCAGATATGGGAGAAGAGACTGAAACAATCAGGTGTCTCCAAAACGAACACATTGTCTGAGAAGATTGGTTCGTCCTCTTCTCCCACGAATGAGAATGGTAATGCTTCATTCCCCGAGGAAGAATGCTTTGATGGACCCTCAGGGAATGAAGAAAGTTCCTTTCAGTCCTCATTTCATGAGTGGGAATCGAGTGATCATTCCGTTTCGCCACAAGCAAGGTCAGAGAGTGGTGTCAGTGTTGCTAGCATCATAAAGAAACTCACTTCTACCAGCCAGAATCAGAGTCCAACAGCTTCCTTTCTTGATGAGAATGAACAAGAAGGGTATTTTAGTAGTAGTGTGACAGGTTCTCCTTGTAGAGAGCGTGAATGCGGTCAACAACAACCTCCTTCAGAGCATAAACCGGTGTGTCCCCTGCGAATTAGAGGGCGTCAGGCATTCAATGATTTGCTTATGCAGATGGAGAATGACAGGCACAGGGAGCTCAACAACCTGTCAGAGCGTGGAACCGTGTCTAAGTTTGCACAAAGAGGTCGCATTCAG GCATTGCTTCGGATTAAATTATTGCAACGTGATCTGTTGGCTAATGATCGCTCCCGGCAGAATTCAACATCATGTGAAGTAAACAACAGACAATCACAAGGGTCTGCAATTATGCAATTAAG GGAAAGATTTAGCAGTGGGGTTGAACCTAGAACTTCGGTCCATGCAGAAGTAGCTAACCCAAGAAGTCCTCAAAGAGAGGCAGTTAACAAAACCACTCAATTGGGTAACTCTGCCACCACTGATCAAGTCAGAAAAGACACAAGAAACCAGACAGCTCATGAAAGTGCAAATCATGCCACAAAATCCCCACAAAAGTCTGTTTCACATACTAGAATAGATCATAATACAGAAGAAGCTCCTCCAAGTTCAGGTGTCGTGATCCAAGAAACAAATCCACGTTCAGATGCCAAGGCTGAACACAATAACTCAAAAGAAACTAGTGAGGCAACGACGTCCATGACTGATTCAGGTCTAAAAGAGATGACAGACAGGGCAGAAGCGAGTAGCGAACAGAATGGTGATACTAAAAGTAGTAATGATGAGACAGTAAATGAAGAAGATAATAGTAACGAGCAGTATGCTGAATCCAGTTGCCAGGAGACAGTAGAAGAGGCAAGTAATCAGAATTATGCTGAAAGCAGTTATGGTGATGAGATGGAGGGAGAGGAAACTGACCAGAATTGTGACTATGAAACTAATTATAACTGGATCAGTGAAATTTCTAGGCCTAAGAGCTATTGGGAAGAGCGCAGGCAAGCCTGGTATAGAGAGATGCTTGAAACTGGTTCTCAGAATGAGGATATAAGGAGGCTTCTTGAAAG AAGAACAGTGTCAAGTTTCCTTTCTAGTGACTTTCGGGATAGAATGGATAGATTGATGGAATCTCATAGGGGAACTCAAGCACATTTAGTCAATAGCCAGGACTATGAGGAAAACAGCCAAGAATTGATGGCATTTTTACAAGAACGCTTGCATTCTGCAAGAGCTTCTCAAGATGGAAGAGATGcaattgaggaagaagaagaggaggataATGCAGATGAGCATGAAGAGGAGCATGAGAGCTTGATAAGCGATCCATATCATGAACCTGGTGATTATTCTAATCGTTCATCACCATGCAGTTACAGGGACAATGAAGCCGGTGATTATTCTCCATCCCGACAACCTTATCAATCTCAATCTTTCTATCAGGACAGTCGGCAATCTGCATCTCCATCCACCAATCATCATTCAATG GAAATGGAACTCATATATGATTTGAGAGGGCACATGGAGCAACTCTATCACGAGATGTCTGAgctgaagaaaataataaagggCTGCATGAATATGCAGATGGAATTACAACAAACCATGAAAGTAGAGATTAACTCAG ttgaaaaagaagaaaagaagtcccGTAACAGGACTCCAAAAAAGAAAGGCAACTGCTGCATTTGCTATGAGGTGAAAGTTGACTCTGTTTTGTACAG GTGTGGACACATGTGTGCGTGTCTCAAGTGTGCCATCGAGCTGCAATGTAACAGTGGAAAATGTCCCATATGTCGGGCTAAAATAGTGGATGTTGTTCGAGTGTATATTGACGGTTAG